In Pseudomonas hamedanensis, a single window of DNA contains:
- a CDS encoding ABC transporter ATP-binding protein — translation MTQALIELSDLGFNWPGHPPLLDIPAFRLEAGETLFLKGPSGSGKTTLLGLLGGVQKPGRGSIRLLGQELTELSAGKRDTFRVDHTGYIFQQFNLLPFLSVRENVELPCHFSRLRAQRAKQRHGSIDQAAATLLAHLGLKDQSLLGRRADSLSIGQQQRVAAARALIGQPELVIADEPTSALDYDARENFLRLLFAECREAGSSLLFVSHDQSLAPLFDRHLSLAELNRAATSAEV, via the coding sequence ATGACCCAAGCACTCATCGAACTGTCCGACCTGGGCTTCAACTGGCCCGGTCACCCGCCGTTGCTGGACATCCCGGCGTTTCGCCTGGAAGCCGGCGAAACCCTGTTTCTCAAAGGCCCCAGCGGCAGTGGCAAGACTACCCTGCTCGGCCTGCTTGGCGGGGTGCAGAAACCCGGTCGTGGCAGCATTCGCCTGCTCGGCCAGGAACTGACCGAACTCTCTGCCGGCAAGCGCGACACCTTTCGTGTTGATCACACCGGCTACATTTTTCAGCAATTCAACCTGCTGCCGTTTCTCTCGGTGCGCGAAAACGTTGAGCTGCCGTGTCATTTTTCCAGGCTGCGTGCGCAACGGGCGAAACAGCGCCACGGCAGCATCGATCAGGCCGCCGCGACCCTGCTCGCCCACCTCGGCCTGAAAGATCAAAGCCTGCTCGGCCGTCGTGCCGATTCGTTGTCCATCGGCCAGCAGCAACGGGTGGCGGCAGCGCGCGCGTTGATCGGCCAGCCGGAACTGGTGATCGCCGACGAGCCGACCTCGGCGCTGGATTACGATGCCCGGGAGAATTTCCTCCGGCTGCTGTTTGCCGAATGCCGCGAGGCCGGATCGAGTCTGCTGTTCGTCAGCCACGACCAGAGTCTGGCGCCGCTGTTCGACCGTCACCTGTCCCTGGCCGAACTCAATCGCGCCGCCACGTCCGCCGAGGTCTGA
- the thiL gene encoding thiamine-phosphate kinase, whose amino-acid sequence MGEFELIRNFFAAAPCAQGGEGVALGIGDDCALLAVPAGEQLAISTDTLVTGVHFADPCDPFLLGQRSLAVAVSDLAAMGATPVAFTLALTVPTVTADWLQAYARGLNRMAQTCGVALVGGDTTRGPLSLTVTVFGRVPAGQALTRSGAQPGDLLCVGGELGNAAGALPLVLGQRDAAPQIAGPLLDHYWSPQPQLALGQALRGKATSALDISDGLLADCGHIALASKVRLEIERERVPLSDALVAFLGQRGAERAALSGGDDYVLVFTLPSAELPALLADGWPIHEIGRVVPGEGVVLHDREGHDITPHIRGYQHFQETP is encoded by the coding sequence ATGGGCGAATTTGAGCTGATCCGCAATTTCTTCGCCGCCGCGCCTTGTGCGCAGGGCGGCGAGGGCGTTGCTCTGGGGATTGGCGACGACTGCGCCTTGCTGGCGGTTCCCGCTGGGGAGCAGTTGGCTATTTCCACCGATACGCTGGTGACCGGCGTGCACTTTGCCGACCCCTGCGATCCGTTTCTGCTCGGTCAGCGCTCGCTGGCCGTCGCGGTCAGCGATCTGGCCGCCATGGGCGCCACGCCCGTAGCCTTTACTCTTGCTTTGACTGTGCCGACGGTAACCGCCGATTGGCTGCAAGCCTATGCCCGAGGCTTGAACCGCATGGCGCAAACCTGCGGCGTGGCGCTGGTCGGCGGCGACACCACGCGTGGGCCGCTGAGCCTGACGGTCACTGTGTTCGGTCGCGTACCCGCGGGCCAGGCCTTGACCCGCAGCGGCGCACAGCCGGGCGATCTGCTCTGTGTCGGCGGCGAACTGGGCAATGCGGCCGGCGCCTTGCCGCTGGTCCTCGGGCAACGGGACGCCGCACCGCAAATTGCCGGGCCGTTGCTTGATCATTATTGGTCGCCACAACCGCAACTCGCCCTCGGTCAGGCCCTGCGAGGCAAGGCCACGTCGGCGCTGGACATCTCCGATGGCCTGCTCGCCGACTGCGGCCATATCGCCCTCGCGTCGAAGGTTCGGCTTGAGATTGAACGCGAGCGCGTACCGTTGTCGGATGCTTTAGTCGCGTTTCTCGGTCAGCGCGGCGCCGAGCGTGCGGCGCTGAGCGGTGGCGATGATTACGTACTGGTCTTCACCTTGCCGTCCGCCGAGTTACCGGCGCTGCTGGCCGACGGCTGGCCGATCCATGAGATCGGTCGCGTGGTGCCGGGCGAGGGCGTGGTGCTGCACGACCGCGAAGGGCACGACATCACCCCGCACATTCGCGGCTACCAACATTTTCAGGAGACACCGTGA
- the ribBA gene encoding bifunctional 3,4-dihydroxy-2-butanone-4-phosphate synthase/GTP cyclohydrolase II, whose protein sequence is MALNSIEELVEDIRQGKMVILMDDEDRENEGDLIMAAECCQAEHINFMAKHARGLICMPMSRERCELLKLPLMAPRNGSGFGTKFTVSIEAAEGVTTGISAADRARTVQAAAAKDAKAEDIVSPGHIFPLMAQAGGTLARAGHTEAACDLARMAGFEPSGVICEVMNDDGTMSRRAELEAFAAEHNIKIGTIADLIHYRMIHERTVQRIAEQPLDSELGQFNLVTYRDSVEGDVHMALTLGTVCAEEPTLVRVHNMDPLRDLLMVKQPGRWSLRAAMAAVAEAGSGVVLLLGHPLDGDVLLAHIRETADQAPTKKPTTYSIVGAGSQILRDLGVRKMRLMSAPMKFNAISGFDLEVVEYVPSE, encoded by the coding sequence GTGGCGCTCAATAGCATCGAAGAACTGGTTGAAGACATCCGCCAAGGCAAGATGGTCATCCTCATGGATGACGAAGACCGCGAGAATGAAGGCGACCTGATCATGGCCGCCGAATGCTGCCAGGCTGAGCACATCAACTTTATGGCCAAGCACGCCCGTGGCCTGATCTGCATGCCGATGAGCCGCGAGCGCTGCGAGCTGTTGAAGCTGCCGCTGATGGCGCCGCGCAACGGTTCCGGTTTCGGCACCAAGTTCACCGTATCGATCGAAGCCGCCGAAGGCGTGACCACCGGCATCTCCGCCGCCGACCGCGCGCGCACCGTGCAGGCGGCTGCCGCCAAGGACGCCAAGGCTGAAGACATCGTCAGCCCGGGCCACATCTTTCCGCTGATGGCCCAGGCCGGCGGCACCCTCGCTCGCGCCGGTCACACCGAAGCGGCTTGCGACCTGGCGCGCATGGCCGGTTTCGAGCCGAGCGGGGTGATCTGCGAAGTGATGAACGACGACGGCACCATGTCCCGTCGCGCCGAGCTGGAAGCGTTCGCCGCCGAACACAACATCAAGATCGGCACCATCGCCGACCTGATTCACTACCGGATGATCCACGAACGTACCGTTCAGCGGATTGCCGAGCAGCCACTGGACAGCGAACTGGGCCAATTCAACCTGGTGACCTATCGTGATTCGGTGGAAGGCGACGTGCACATGGCGCTGACCCTGGGCACCGTGTGCGCCGAGGAACCGACCCTGGTCCGCGTGCACAACATGGACCCGTTGCGCGATCTGCTGATGGTCAAGCAGCCGGGCCGCTGGAGCCTGCGCGCCGCCATGGCCGCGGTGGCCGAGGCCGGCAGCGGTGTGGTGCTGCTGCTCGGTCACCCGCTCGATGGAGACGTGCTGCTGGCGCATATTCGTGAAACCGCTGATCAGGCGCCGACGAAAAAACCGACCACCTACAGCATCGTCGGTGCCGGTTCGCAGATCCTGCGTGACCTCGGCGTACGCAAAATGCGTTTGATGAGCGCACCGATGAAATTTAATGCGATATCCGGTTTCGATCTGGAAGTTGTAGAATACGTGCCCTCCGAATAA
- the trxA gene encoding thioredoxin — protein sequence MSQQTPYIFDATTADFDQSVIEASFNKPVLVDFWAEWCAPCKALMPMLQGIAESYQGELLLAKVNCDIEQDIVARFGIRSLPTVVLFKDGQPVDGFAGAQPESAVRALLEPHVQMPPPAAADPFEQAQAMFDEGRFADAEAALVAMLNEDNSNAKALILYARCLTERGELGEAQTVLDAVKSDEHKAALAGAKAQIQFLGLARDLPDAADLKSRLAQNPQDDEAVYQLAIQQLARQQYEAALDALLKLFIRNRSYGEGLPHKTLLQVFELLGNDHPLVTAYRRKMFAALY from the coding sequence ATGAGTCAGCAAACGCCGTACATCTTCGACGCCACGACTGCCGATTTCGACCAGTCGGTGATCGAAGCCTCCTTCAACAAACCGGTGCTGGTGGATTTCTGGGCCGAATGGTGTGCGCCGTGCAAGGCGCTGATGCCGATGCTGCAAGGCATTGCCGAGAGCTATCAGGGAGAGCTGCTGCTGGCCAAGGTCAATTGCGACATCGAGCAGGACATCGTGGCCCGCTTCGGCATCCGCAGCCTGCCGACCGTGGTGCTGTTCAAGGACGGGCAACCGGTCGACGGCTTTGCCGGTGCGCAGCCGGAGTCTGCGGTGCGCGCCCTGCTCGAGCCGCATGTGCAAATGCCGCCACCTGCCGCCGCCGATCCGTTCGAACAGGCGCAGGCAATGTTTGACGAGGGTCGTTTCGCCGACGCCGAAGCCGCGCTGGTCGCCATGCTCAATGAAGACAACAGCAACGCCAAGGCGCTGATCCTCTACGCGCGCTGCCTGACCGAGCGCGGTGAGCTGGGCGAAGCGCAAACCGTGCTCGACGCGGTCAAGAGCGACGAACACAAAGCTGCGCTGGCCGGGGCCAAGGCGCAGATCCAGTTCCTCGGTCTGGCCCGCGACCTGCCGGACGCCGCCGATCTGAAAAGCCGCCTGGCGCAGAATCCGCAGGACGATGAAGCGGTGTATCAACTGGCGATCCAGCAACTGGCGCGCCAGCAATACGAAGCAGCGTTGGACGCCCTGCTGAAGCTGTTCATCCGCAATCGCAGCTATGGCGAAGGCTTGCCGCACAAGACCTTGCTGCAGGTGTTCGAGCTGCTGGGCAATGATCACCCGCTGGTAACCGCTTACCGCCGCAAAATGTTCGCGGCGTTGTACTAA
- the ribD gene encoding bifunctional diaminohydroxyphosphoribosylaminopyrimidine deaminase/5-amino-6-(5-phosphoribosylamino)uracil reductase RibD, producing MTTAAEQAILDAHFMARALELARKGHYTTHPNPRVGCVVMRDGQIVGEGWHERAGEPHAEVHALRAAGELARGATAYVTLEPCSHHGRTPPCADALVNAGVGRVVAAMRDPNPQVAGRGLQRLAEAGIATASGVLEGEARQLNQGFLKRMEHGLPFVRVKLAMSLDGRTAMENGESQWITGPAARSAVQRLRAEAAVVLTGADTVLADGARLTVRADELGLDPGQTALAMSRPPLRVLIDGRLRVPLDAPFFKAGPALVATCVAVEEQYANGPECLIVPGEDGQVDLHQLLIELASRGVNEVLVEAGPRLAGAFAQLGLVDEFVIFIAGKFLGSTARPLLDWPLAHMKDAPELKITEIRAVGDDWRVTAIPVPSARV from the coding sequence ATGACCACTGCCGCCGAGCAAGCCATCCTCGACGCCCATTTCATGGCCCGCGCGCTTGAACTGGCGCGCAAAGGTCACTACACCACTCATCCCAATCCACGGGTCGGCTGTGTGGTGATGCGTGACGGGCAGATTGTCGGCGAAGGCTGGCATGAGCGCGCTGGCGAACCCCATGCCGAAGTCCACGCCTTGCGCGCTGCCGGAGAGCTGGCCCGGGGCGCCACCGCTTACGTGACCCTCGAACCGTGCAGCCATCACGGTCGGACCCCGCCGTGCGCCGATGCGCTGGTCAACGCTGGCGTGGGACGGGTGGTCGCGGCAATGCGCGATCCGAACCCGCAAGTTGCCGGACGCGGTTTGCAGCGCCTGGCCGAGGCCGGCATCGCCACCGCAAGTGGTGTGCTCGAAGGCGAGGCGCGCCAGCTCAATCAAGGTTTCCTGAAACGCATGGAACACGGCTTGCCGTTCGTGCGGGTCAAGCTGGCGATGAGCCTGGACGGGCGCACCGCAATGGAAAACGGCGAGAGCCAATGGATCACCGGCCCGGCCGCGCGTTCCGCGGTGCAGCGTTTGCGCGCTGAGGCTGCGGTGGTGCTGACCGGCGCCGATACGGTGCTGGCCGATGGCGCGCGATTGACCGTGCGCGCTGACGAGTTGGGCCTGGATCCCGGGCAAACCGCTCTGGCCATGAGCCGCCCGCCGTTGCGCGTGTTGATTGACGGTCGCCTGCGGGTGCCGCTGGATGCGCCGTTCTTCAAGGCTGGCCCGGCGCTGGTTGCTACCTGCGTCGCCGTCGAAGAACAGTACGCCAATGGTCCGGAATGTCTGATCGTGCCGGGTGAAGACGGCCAGGTCGATCTGCATCAGTTGCTGATCGAACTGGCCAGTCGCGGCGTCAACGAAGTGCTGGTCGAGGCCGGCCCGCGCCTGGCCGGTGCCTTTGCCCAGCTCGGCCTGGTCGATGAGTTCGTGATTTTCATTGCCGGCAAGTTTCTCGGTTCCACGGCGCGGCCGTTGCTGGACTGGCCGCTGGCCCATATGAAGGACGCCCCAGAGCTGAAAATCACTGAAATCCGTGCGGTGGGCGATGACTGGCGAGTCACTGCCATCCCTGTCCCCTCGGCCCGCGTATAA
- a CDS encoding YbaY family lipoprotein: protein MPLRPLVLLSLFSLLVACGSDAPKPQPPTPGPAPQQAQKKAKEAAELGPLPAHQRELSGTLQGVPAGAEVELALLVIDDKDRPQQLLASSSLIGNNQILPFRLRFNPQAFPAGARVELRGRASQSGQLILHLPSQTITQPTTQALGQLQFVKAP, encoded by the coding sequence ATGCCGTTACGACCGCTCGTTTTGCTCAGTCTTTTCAGCCTGCTGGTGGCCTGTGGCAGCGATGCGCCCAAGCCGCAACCGCCGACGCCCGGTCCGGCCCCACAGCAGGCCCAGAAAAAAGCCAAAGAGGCCGCCGAACTCGGCCCGCTGCCGGCGCATCAGCGTGAACTGAGCGGCACCCTGCAGGGCGTGCCGGCCGGCGCCGAAGTCGAACTGGCGCTGCTGGTGATCGATGACAAGGACCGCCCGCAACAATTGCTCGCCAGTTCCAGCCTGATCGGCAACAACCAGATCCTGCCCTTCCGCCTGCGCTTCAACCCGCAGGCCTTCCCGGCCGGCGCGCGGGTTGAACTGCGCGGTCGCGCCAGTCAGTCCGGCCAATTGATCCTGCATCTGCCGTCGCAGACCATCACCCAGCCAACCACTCAAGCGCTGGGCCAGTTGCAATTTGTCAAAGCGCCATGA
- a CDS encoding riboflavin synthase → MFTGIIESIGSIRALTPKGGDVRVHVATGKLDLSDVKLGDSIAVNGVCLTAVELPGDGFAADVSRETLDCTAMNDLKSGSPVNLEKALTPTTRLGGHLVSGHVDGVGEVVSRSDNARAVEFRIRAPKELAKYIAHKGSITVDGTSLTVNEVDGAEFMLTIIPHTLSETIMASYKPGRRVNLEVDLLARYLERLLLGDKAAEKTTGSTITESFLAQNGYLK, encoded by the coding sequence ATGTTCACCGGCATCATCGAATCCATCGGCAGTATCCGCGCACTGACCCCAAAGGGCGGTGATGTGCGGGTCCACGTGGCAACCGGCAAGCTCGACCTTAGCGACGTCAAACTGGGCGACAGCATTGCGGTCAACGGCGTTTGCCTGACTGCGGTCGAGTTGCCGGGCGACGGTTTTGCCGCCGACGTCAGCCGCGAAACCCTGGATTGCACCGCCATGAATGACCTGAAAAGCGGTAGCCCGGTCAATCTGGAAAAAGCCCTGACCCCGACCACGCGTCTGGGAGGGCATCTGGTCAGCGGTCACGTCGACGGCGTCGGCGAAGTGGTCTCGCGCAGCGACAATGCCCGCGCCGTGGAATTTCGCATCCGCGCGCCCAAAGAGCTGGCCAAGTACATCGCTCATAAAGGCTCGATCACTGTCGACGGCACCAGCCTGACCGTTAACGAAGTCGATGGCGCCGAATTCATGCTGACGATCATTCCGCACACCCTCAGCGAAACCATCATGGCTTCGTACAAGCCAGGGCGCCGGGTGAACCTGGAAGTCGACTTGCTGGCGCGTTATCTGGAGCGTCTGCTGCTGGGTGACAAAGCCGCCGAGAAAACTACCGGCAGCACGATCACCGAAAGTTTTCTGGCCCAAAACGGCTACCTCAAATAA
- a CDS encoding substrate-binding periplasmic protein, whose product MVRHWLALLVLVVQGAVAQAQEAAPLPAVIHLASEDWEDYTAADGHGLAWDVLRKVFEPAGVQLDMRTVPYTRSVGLVQLKEVDALVGSYRDEAEHVLYPQWHFDSDHIYALGLASHPQPTPATLGQYRLAWVRGYRYENYLPNIKRYNQIERRSGILSMLKQGRADYYIDALTEVEAVVRNAADPAQYRYSHLAELPLFLGFADTPQARALMALYDRRMAELVKSGELKPIFKKWQQPYPFNPN is encoded by the coding sequence ATGGTGCGACATTGGTTGGCGCTGCTGGTGCTGGTAGTGCAGGGCGCCGTTGCTCAAGCGCAGGAGGCCGCGCCTTTGCCTGCGGTGATCCATCTGGCCAGCGAAGACTGGGAAGACTATACGGCTGCCGACGGCCATGGTCTGGCCTGGGACGTGTTGCGTAAGGTGTTCGAACCGGCCGGGGTCCAACTGGATATGCGCACGGTGCCGTACACGCGCTCGGTGGGGCTGGTGCAATTGAAGGAAGTCGACGCGCTGGTCGGCTCCTACCGTGACGAAGCCGAGCACGTCCTGTACCCGCAGTGGCATTTCGACTCCGATCATATCTACGCCCTCGGCCTGGCAAGTCATCCCCAGCCGACCCCGGCCACGCTGGGCCAGTATCGGCTGGCCTGGGTGCGCGGTTACCGCTATGAAAATTACTTGCCGAACATTAAACGCTACAACCAGATCGAACGGCGTAGCGGCATTCTGTCGATGCTCAAGCAGGGGCGCGCGGATTACTACATCGATGCGCTGACCGAGGTGGAAGCCGTGGTGCGCAACGCCGCCGACCCGGCTCAGTATCGTTATTCGCATCTTGCCGAGTTGCCGCTGTTTCTCGGGTTCGCCGACACTCCACAGGCCCGGGCGCTGATGGCGCTGTATGACCGGCGTATGGCGGAACTGGTGAAGAGCGGGGAGTTGAAGCCGATCTTCAAGAAGTGGCAGCAGCCGTATCCGTTCAACCCGAACTGA
- the nrdR gene encoding transcriptional regulator NrdR, which produces MHCPFCGANDTKVIDSRLVAEGEQVRRRRECLACGERFTTFETAELVLPRLIKTDGSRQPFDEEKLRAGMQRALEKRPVSVERLESSLVHIKHKLRATGEREVKSLVVGELVMAELQKLDEVAYIRFASVYKRFQDLNEFREEIDRLAREPVKE; this is translated from the coding sequence ATGCACTGTCCCTTCTGCGGTGCCAACGACACCAAGGTCATCGACTCGCGTCTGGTCGCCGAGGGCGAACAGGTGCGCCGCCGGCGTGAATGCCTGGCCTGCGGCGAGCGGTTCACGACGTTCGAGACGGCCGAACTGGTGTTGCCGCGCCTGATCAAAACCGACGGCAGCCGCCAACCGTTCGACGAAGAAAAACTCCGTGCCGGCATGCAGCGCGCCCTGGAGAAACGTCCGGTGAGCGTCGAGCGCCTCGAATCCTCTCTGGTCCACATCAAGCACAAGCTGCGCGCCACCGGCGAACGCGAGGTCAAATCCCTCGTGGTCGGCGAGTTGGTCATGGCTGAATTGCAAAAGCTTGATGAAGTCGCCTACATCCGTTTTGCTTCGGTGTACAAGCGCTTCCAGGACCTCAATGAGTTTCGCGAAGAGATCGACCGCCTCGCCCGCGAGCCGGTGAAAGAATGA
- a CDS encoding phosphatidylglycerophosphatase A family protein, translating into MTDHPKQVPAEFVPPSVWRNPWHFLAFGFGSGTLPKAPGTWGSLVALPFIPLWQMLPDWGYWLMLGITMLFGFWLCGKVADDLRVHDHEGIVWDEMVGMWITLWLVPEGWYWLLAGFLVFRFFDILKPWPIRWIDKHVHGGVGIMLDDVLAGVFAWLAMQGLVWVFA; encoded by the coding sequence GTGACAGATCACCCGAAACAGGTTCCGGCCGAATTCGTGCCGCCGTCGGTCTGGCGCAATCCCTGGCATTTCCTTGCGTTCGGCTTCGGCTCGGGCACGCTGCCCAAGGCGCCCGGCACCTGGGGCTCGTTGGTGGCCCTACCGTTCATTCCGTTGTGGCAGATGCTGCCCGACTGGGGCTACTGGCTGATGCTCGGGATCACCATGCTGTTCGGCTTCTGGCTGTGCGGCAAGGTCGCCGACGACCTGCGCGTGCACGATCACGAAGGCATCGTCTGGGACGAAATGGTCGGCATGTGGATCACCCTGTGGCTGGTGCCGGAAGGCTGGTATTGGTTGCTTGCGGGTTTTCTGGTGTTCCGTTTCTTCGACATTCTCAAACCCTGGCCGATTCGCTGGATCGACAAGCATGTGCACGGTGGCGTCGGGATCATGCTCGACGACGTGCTGGCCGGTGTGTTCGCCTGGCTGGCAATGCAGGGGCTGGTGTGGGTGTTCGCCTGA
- a CDS encoding DUF2796 domain-containing protein, producing the protein MRRLLLALPFALLPLAIAHAADEHDHDHDHEHGSLGAHEHGVGRLNAALDGQTLELELESPAMNLVGFEHAATSDADKAKVAAARAQLEKPLALFSLPAAAGCKVVSQELESPLFGDKPDAADHDEEEADKEGHEHHDDHSEIHAHYQFSCATPGALKTLDLANLFKTFPATQKIQVQLISASGQQGTEVTAKAAALKF; encoded by the coding sequence ATGCGTCGTCTGCTGCTCGCTTTGCCGTTTGCCCTGTTGCCGCTGGCCATCGCCCATGCGGCTGATGAGCACGATCATGATCACGACCATGAGCACGGTAGCCTTGGCGCCCATGAACATGGCGTGGGTCGCCTGAATGCCGCGCTCGACGGTCAGACCCTGGAGCTGGAACTGGAAAGCCCGGCGATGAACCTGGTGGGTTTTGAACACGCCGCCACATCCGACGCGGACAAGGCAAAAGTTGCTGCTGCCCGTGCGCAGCTTGAAAAACCGCTGGCCCTGTTCAGCTTGCCAGCGGCGGCCGGCTGCAAAGTGGTCAGCCAGGAACTGGAAAGCCCGCTGTTCGGTGACAAACCGGATGCCGCTGATCACGATGAAGAGGAAGCGGACAAGGAGGGGCATGAGCATCATGACGACCACAGCGAAATCCATGCGCACTATCAGTTCAGTTGCGCCACCCCGGGCGCGTTGAAAACCCTGGATCTGGCGAACCTGTTCAAGACCTTCCCGGCGACGCAGAAAATTCAGGTACAACTGATCAGCGCCAGCGGCCAGCAAGGCACGGAAGTGACGGCGAAGGCGGCTGCCCTTAAATTCTGA
- the ribH gene encoding 6,7-dimethyl-8-ribityllumazine synthase, whose product MTLKTIEGTFIAPKGRYALVVGRFNSFVVESLVSGAVDALVRHGVSESDITIIRAPGAFEIPLVAQKVAQKGEFAAIIALGAVIRGGTPHFEYVAGECTKGLAQVSMEFGVPVAFGVLTVDSIEQAIERSGTKAGNKGAEAALSALEMVSLLAQLEAK is encoded by the coding sequence ATGACCCTGAAGACCATCGAAGGTACCTTCATCGCCCCCAAAGGCCGCTACGCTCTGGTAGTGGGCCGCTTCAACAGCTTCGTGGTTGAAAGCCTGGTCAGCGGTGCCGTGGATGCCCTGGTTCGCCACGGCGTGAGCGAAAGCGACATCACCATCATCCGCGCACCGGGCGCCTTCGAAATCCCGCTGGTTGCGCAGAAAGTCGCCCAGAAAGGCGAGTTCGCCGCGATCATCGCCCTCGGCGCGGTCATTCGTGGCGGTACTCCGCACTTCGAATACGTCGCAGGCGAGTGCACCAAGGGCCTGGCCCAGGTGTCCATGGAATTCGGCGTACCGGTCGCCTTCGGCGTCCTGACCGTTGATTCCATCGAGCAAGCCATCGAACGTTCCGGCACCAAGGCCGGTAACAAAGGTGCCGAAGCTGCCCTGTCCGCTCTGGAAATGGTCAGCCTGCTGGCGCAGTTGGAGGCCAAGTGA
- a CDS encoding class I SAM-dependent methyltransferase, with amino-acid sequence MKAPLDLQQALGELLGDARLKACALPGSDLQLWLIDGDNMAREFSQEETRRILHEPPYWSFCWASGLAVARYLVEFPEWVRGRRVLDFGAGSGIAGIAAVKAGALEVVACDLDPLAIAACRANAELNDVQMGYSTDFFAEADRFDLILVADVLYDRANLPLLDAFLSRGREALVADSRVRDFRHPLYERIEVLEAMTLPDLAEPEEFRHVSLYHATRA; translated from the coding sequence ATGAAGGCACCGCTCGACCTCCAGCAGGCTCTGGGTGAATTGCTCGGCGACGCCAGACTGAAAGCCTGTGCGTTGCCAGGCAGTGACTTGCAGTTATGGCTGATCGACGGCGACAACATGGCCCGCGAGTTCAGCCAGGAAGAAACCCGGCGCATCCTGCATGAGCCGCCCTATTGGAGCTTTTGCTGGGCCAGCGGTCTGGCGGTGGCGCGTTATCTGGTCGAGTTTCCCGAATGGGTACGCGGCAGACGCGTGCTGGATTTCGGCGCCGGCTCCGGGATCGCCGGCATCGCGGCGGTGAAAGCCGGCGCGCTGGAAGTGGTGGCCTGCGATCTGGATCCGCTGGCGATCGCAGCGTGCCGGGCAAATGCCGAACTCAATGATGTGCAGATGGGCTATTCGACGGATTTCTTTGCCGAGGCCGATCGCTTCGATCTGATTCTGGTCGCCGACGTGTTGTACGACCGGGCGAATCTCCCGCTGCTCGACGCGTTTCTCAGTCGCGGCCGCGAGGCGCTGGTGGCGGATTCGCGGGTGAGGGATTTCCGCCATCCGTTGTATGAGCGGATTGAAGTGCTTGAGGCGATGACCCTGCCCGACCTCGCCGAGCCGGAAGAATTTCGGCATGTCAGCCTCTACCACGCCACCCGCGCATGA
- the nusB gene encoding transcription antitermination factor NusB: MISDESDRFNPRDPKPADAGKPSKSVKRREARQLATQALYQWHMARQSLNEIEAQFRVDNDFTDVDGAYFREILHGVPQFKTEIDTALTPCLDLTIEELDPVELAVLRLSTWELLKRVDVPYRVVINEGIELAKVFGSTDGHKFVNGVLDKLAPRLREAEVKAFKR; this comes from the coding sequence GTGATTAGCGACGAAAGCGATCGTTTCAACCCGCGCGATCCGAAACCTGCGGATGCCGGCAAGCCCTCGAAAAGCGTCAAGCGTCGCGAAGCCCGTCAGCTCGCCACTCAAGCGCTGTACCAGTGGCACATGGCCCGGCAATCGCTGAACGAGATCGAAGCGCAGTTTCGCGTTGATAACGATTTCACCGATGTCGACGGCGCCTATTTCCGCGAGATCCTCCACGGGGTTCCGCAGTTCAAGACCGAAATCGACACCGCCCTGACGCCTTGCCTGGATCTGACGATCGAAGAGCTGGACCCGGTTGAGCTGGCGGTTCTGCGCCTGTCCACCTGGGAACTGCTCAAGCGCGTCGACGTGCCATACCGCGTTGTGATCAACGAAGGTATCGAGCTGGCCAAGGTGTTCGGTTCGACCGACGGCCACAAGTTCGTCAACGGCGTGCTCGACAAGCTGGCCCCGCGCCTGCGTGAAGCTGAAGTGAAGGCGTTCAAGCGCTGA